AGGACTTCCGGTCGCTTTACGGACTATTAAAGGAGAATTATCATTTCACTCCGCTTCGGAAAAGATCCGTTTTCTCGGCAATATTTCCGACTATTAAGGATGCGGCAGTTTTAAATATGCCGGAAGATGTGCCCATTTTACGGATTGAAAGTGTGATGCATCATCCGGACGGGTTTCCGGTTGAATACGGAATAACCCGGATTCGCGGCGATATGAACCAGTGTCTCGTTGATTTTGGGGAGGTGGTTCTCTCGAAATAAACGGGCAAGACCAAGGGGGTGTCAAGCAATGATCAGCCAGGGTGTGATCAAGCAAGATGAAATCAATGTGATCTGGAAATCTGACCTGATTCCGGGGTCACCCATTGCCGTACGGAGCGACCTGGATCCTGAAATCAAAAAGAAACTCAAACAGGCCTTGATCAGTGTTCATGAAAAAGACCCCAGCGCGATTGGTGGTATTGGCAAAGTTGAGAAGTACATGGAAACAAACAAGGA
The sequence above is a segment of the Effusibacillus dendaii genome. Coding sequences within it:
- a CDS encoding UTRA domain-containing protein; this translates as MLPEKMVPGLERYLKDFRSLYGLLKENYHFTPLRKRSVFSAIFPTIKDAAVLNMPEDVPILRIESVMHHPDGFPVEYGITRIRGDMNQCLVDFGEVVLSK
- a CDS encoding PhnD/SsuA/transferrin family substrate-binding protein encodes the protein MISQGVIKQDEINVIWKSDLIPGSPIAVRSDLDPEIKKKLKQALISVHEKDPSAIGGIGKVEKYMETNKEFYNPVRDAANLLGIDLAKKK